Genomic segment of Canis lupus dingo isolate Sandy chromosome 9, ASM325472v2, whole genome shotgun sequence:
TCTaatccctccaccaccaccacacatacACCAGCCACTACCAGTACCTTCCTATATCCCCATGTGAAGAAGAGACTTGGTTTTCCTCAAAACTGCTTTATTAGGAACATACCAGGGATTGATGGAAGAAGCTCTGGCTGCCCCAGGCCCTACAGGAATCCTACTTCTCCCCGTCATCCTGTGCTGTTCGCTTGATATAGTCTCTGTACATCGTATACACAGCACCTgcgagaaggagaagggaaaacatCCCATAACACGGAACCCTGCACGCATCCTCTGGCTCTCCTGGGACTGACTCCAGCCATTCCCCTGAGAGTCCAGCTGCCCTGCTCATCTTTCTGCTCGATGTCTCATCAGCTGCTGCCAGCACCTGACCACATGGCCTAGGGAAACCGCCCCCCTTGACCATTCACAAAGCCCTTCCACATAGATCACCTATCAGAGAAACCTCGCAGCAATCTGTGAGGTCAGCAAGCCAGGCTGCTTATCATCATGCTGTATacagggacactgaggctcagaggagggaTTTGTCCGCTGTCACCCAGCTAGTAAGTAATCTTgacccagagaggaaaagaaagtcagCATGCGTTCTGCTGTGTGATTTTGTTCACCTCTAGGACAAACTCATGAAACCAACTGTACCATCCCCACTGGCCCTGGGACAGGAGGTAAAACAGGGAACCCCTAAAATGGCTTGGCTTGAGGACTTCACCCAGGGCTTGCTGTGGAGCCGTCCGGAGGGGGCGGAGGCTGAAATCATGATCCCTTAACTGTCAGGACTCCCAGGCAGATTCTTCCTCATCAGCTGTCCCGTTCTCCTAGGGCCACCCACTCCCCAGCAGCCACTTACCTAGCATGACTGCACCCACAGCACAGGCCTGTGCTGCCACTCGGGTGTGAATCAGGTGTATGGACATCTTGGTGGAACCACGGGCCTTCAGCCGATAAATGCGGTAGACTGCAACTGCCAGGCAGCCACCTAAGCCTGTGGGCAGAGAACGTGACGGCTGGCCCTCAGTCACCAACCACACAGCTCCCCTGATGAGAGACCCCTCACCAGGCAGCTGGGCATCTAGACAAACCCCTACTTTCCTGCCGCTGTACATGGCAAGGGGCCGGCATCATCAGAATATCGAGTTGCTGCCCCCCTCCGGTGATCCCTGTACGTATGAATAGCCCATCCTGAGCCTCCTACTCCCATCATCTCTGTTGGCTCCCCCAACTACTTTCATACTCTCCCAAGGCCGTGAGGAAGGAAGCCCTGGGAGATCCCAAACTGCTCCTATCCTGACGTTGGTGCTAATGCCCTACCTGTCCCCACACCCAGGTCTGCAGTtggcctccacctccacccacccagaCTCCCTCATTTCATTGTCAGGCATGTCCCTTTCTCCCTTGGCACCTCTGCTGCTGGTTCACTCCTCTCCTAGCTGTTGACTGCTTAGTGGGTATGACACTTGAGTTCTCTGCTTCATTTGAAAAGATGAGACCTTATCTCTGAGGGAAAGCCCCTCCTCACCTTCATTCCTTATTGTCCTACTCACCTATAGGCACCAGCGGAGACTCCCTGGTCTTCCTCAGGAACTTCTGAGACACACTGTCTTCACCCTCAGGTGGTACCCAGCAGCCTTTGTTAGCAGACATGATCCTGGCCCCAGATGTTAGCAGCTGGGGCTCTGAGGCTTCAGCCCAGACCTAGAAGGAGGGACCCCACAATAAGAACTCCCAATTCTCCTCAGTCtgggggagaaaggagggagtTGCCTGCTAAGACCCTCTCTTACCATGCCTCAACTCAGCTGCTACTTGAAAAGATGTCCCAAGTGCCTTGTCTCAGATGGCTGGACCACGAGTGccatttctcccatttcttcctAACATTTGCCTCTTCCCCAGCTCATTCTGACTTCACTGGTTttcctgccgccgccgcccccccacacacacacccttccatCTGTATCCCTGTGTGATCCTTGGATCAAGAAAAGCAGCTGGAAAAATCCACAGATGAGAGTGGGAGGAACAGGCCTTGAGCCCTGGGACCCCCACTGGCCTTGAATCTGTGATGGTGGTTCCTGAGGGAGCTACAGAACAGGATCTGGCCCCGGGGAACCAGAGCCATACCGGACAGTGTTCCAGCACTGGTTACTGAATCACCAGAGCCAAACATGAAAATGATTagacattgatttgtgaataattTAGCATGGATTTTGGACATTAGTACTAACAGAACTAATTCTGGTCCCTGAACTCCCGTTTTCATCTCTTGGCAGGTTCATTGCCATTGCCAAAACCTTACCTCGTTCCCAGGGTACGTGATCCCTGTTGCTCTACTTGCTAACCCAGTAAACATCTTCTCTGACTGCAAATTAGACAGGCTCCCAGAGTCCTGGTCCACAGACCAGGGCTTCTGCCTGTGGGGTGCCGTCTAGGTCTAACCATGAGACAGACTCCCTGTGTGAGGTGACCTCTATTCCTAGTTGCTGCTTCTCTTCTGGAGAAACAAGGACTGTCAGGCCCCACAGGTTCTCAGCATGCTGGTGCTTACCCTAGGAGATGGCTAGAAAGTAGAGTGCGAGCAGCCCAGCCAGGGCTCAGCATCTGCTGTTTTGAACTGGCCAGAAGCCGATGATGGAGCTGCCACTGTGGGGTCAGGGAAGCAAGCTTTAATGGGGACTTTGAAGTCAGGAATGGAGAGGGGAGGAGATAGGCCAGGGCATCAGTCTTAACCCCCCACTTGCTGAGTTCCAGGCCAGAGTTACAAGCACTGAAAAGTAATGAAAGATGAGATGGTGGGAGCCCTTAACTAGATTCAGTCTGTTTATTCCCATGGATGTAAGGGGCTGGATCAGACAGGGACCTGCTACAGAGAACTGAGCTGGGAATATAGAGGCTAGGACAGGTAGGGATCCTGggtgtgtccccccccccaaGCTATACTGCTTCAAACACTCATGGACAATGTGGGATACAAATaaaacgccccccccccccaaaaaaaaagcccCAGTTGTGGGAGGCAGGCTCTCTGGTCTGGGTCTTGATCCTTTCAAGGATGCTCTCAGGACCAAGGAGATTCATCCAGTTTGTAACCACTAGGATTTCCTCATCTCCAGGGCTCCTTAAACTGACTCCAGGTAAGATGCTCACTCAGGACAGAGGTGACAACAGAcctatattgtctttttttttttttttttttttttttgaggtatttaCATTTCGGGCCTTTAAGTTGTTCTGCGTGATAAGTAGCAGTTTGTTCATAGAATGGGAACTGAGCTTCTAAGAGGCTAACTTATGTAATGGTGcacagctagtaaatgacagTGTCATGATCTGAATCTAGGTCTGAATGGCTCCAGAGTTTGTACTTCTATCCTGCTTCCCATAGGCTGGCCAAGCAGAAACCCTCTTCATCAAGGCTGAAGTTTAGGAATGCTAATCAATTGTGGTACCCTGGAttcagaaaagaggaggaaagaacctTTTTGCCAATAAGCAAGTGAAAAAAGATTGGAGTACACTATGGAGAGTCCTGTTCCATCCCAGGCCTTTGTTCATTCCCTGGATCCTCAGCCCCATGTGTCTGTCTAAAGGGGCTTTTCAGCACTGGAAGTCCGTCCAGCAGCTgatgtctttttctctccccagCACTCACTGCTCTAGGAAGAGATCCAGGGTCAGAGCAGTTCCCCAGGGCCCTCACATATCCCCAGCGTCCATGGGAACTCTCCTCCCAGTcattcacacacactctcttggGCTGCCTCTCCTGGTCCCAATGGTGGCCTGAATTCTCAAGAGATGGATGGTCTGGGTCAGAGGTGGGATGGAAATGCCTGGATGAAACAGAGCAAAAATCAAGATCAACTCCAAGCTCTTTGGAGAACAGaggccaaactatggaaagtgAAATTCAACTTCCTTGAGAAGTTCTCCCTTCTTGGGCTTCTGCTGATGCTCCTATAGCAACTCAGCCCAGATTGGAGAAAAGAGTAATATACAAAGTTGCTATGAGTTTTCTGAGTACCTGTGGGGAAGAAATATGCTAATTGCTTTAattaggttattttatttaatcctcacaactctgtaaggtaggtactattcccgtttcacagatgaaaaacagGCTTGTGTTAAAGGTCTTGCCCCAGGTCATAGTAAGGAACAGAAGACCCCCAGATTTTAACTGTTCCTAAAGTCAAATCTCACTGCTCTGGACTAATGGGAGAAGGATTGTAGAGTGGAGAGAAAGtcttgaaatagaagaaataaaattgttttttacttCAGAGAACACACAGTAACTAAAACTTCAAGGAACAGATTTCTATATAGAGTCCTACTTCAGTAAACAGCTATgataaattataacatttttgttATGCCATG
This window contains:
- the HIGD1B gene encoding HIG1 domain family member 1B isoform X1, which encodes MVWAEASEPQLLTSGARIMSANKGCWVPPEGEDSVSQKFLRKTRESPLVPIGLGGCLAVAVYRIYRLKARGSTKMSIHLIHTRVAAQACAVGAVMLGAVYTMYRDYIKRTAQDDGEK
- the HIGD1B gene encoding HIG1 domain family member 1B isoform X2; this encodes MSANKGCWVPPEGEDSVSQKFLRKTRESPLVPIGLGGCLAVAVYRIYRLKARGSTKMSIHLIHTRVAAQACAVGAVMLGAVYTMYRDYIKRTAQDDGEK